A genomic segment from Nicotiana tabacum cultivar K326 chromosome 9, ASM71507v2, whole genome shotgun sequence encodes:
- the LOC107779614 gene encoding uncharacterized protein LOC107779614 translates to MAGKAMKSVAKAVGENQYQWQEKLAKYKNELSKGVWGYWELGAWKPLGISARHRARLRKEVLLAGQDWPYDPERKEMRTKQKGHKCDRISAEKREKTAELMQKMPEMLADYRKRKWERKMKAEEDAARRAVQE, encoded by the coding sequence ATGGCTGGAAAAGCTATGAAATCAGTAGCAAAAGCGGTTGGAGAAAATCAATATCAATGGCAAGAGAAGTTGGCAAAATACAAAAACGAGCTTTCCAAGGGAGTTTGGGGTTACTGGGAACTTGGGGCATGGAAACCACTAGGCATCAGTGCTCGCCATCGAGCTCGCCTACGCAAGGAAGTTCTCCTTGCTGGACAAGATTGGCCATATGATCCAGAGAGGAAGGAAATGAGAACCAAGCAGAAAGGACATAAGTGTGACAGAATATCAGCAGAAAAGCGGGAGAAGACGGCTGAACTGATGCAGAAAATGCCGGAAATGTTAGCTGATTATAGGAAGAGAAAATGGGAGAGGAAGATGAAAGCAGAAGAAGATGCTGCTAGAAGAGCGGTGCAAGAGTAG